The sequence CACCCCGGCGGTCATCGAGTCGCCGGCCCCGCGCGGGTCGGCCGCCTCCAGCCGGGGCATCTCCACCTCGAACACCTCCCCGTCCACCAGGGCGAGCGCCGGCCGGTCGGCCCGGCTGACCACCACGTTCTCGGCGCCGGAGGCGTGCAGGTCGTACATGGCCCGGGTGAGTTCGTCCTCCTCCGCGCCGGTGGACCGCCCGTCGGCGATCAGCTCCTCGTGACTGACCTTGAGGAAGAACACGCCGCTGGCCAGCACGGCGGTCAGATGCTCGCCGGCGAGGTCCACCACCACCCGGCCGCCGTTGGCGCCCAGGTCGGCGGCGAACCGGCGGTAGAGGTCGGCCGGGACGAGCGAGGGTTCGTTGGGGCCGCTGAGCACGCTCACCGGGGCCCGCAGCCCCTCACCGAGCGACAGGTTGTAGAGCTCGTCCAGCTCGTGCCGGCTCAGCGGCGCGCCGACCACGTCGACGATCTCCTGCCGGGTGCCGTCGCGCCGGTCGTGCACGTAGCCGCCGCTGCACGAGTCGCGCCACACCACCCGCAGGTCCACCCCCTCGGTGGCCAGCAGCGGCTCCAG comes from Micromonospora purpureochromogenes and encodes:
- a CDS encoding PfkB family carbohydrate kinase: MSGHVMVFAPTPRLTVTVDQPSEQPELHLHPGGQGVWQARMIMSLGVPVVLCTTLGGEIGQVLEPLLATEGVDLRVVWRDSCSGGYVHDRRDGTRQEIVDVVGAPLSRHELDELYNLSLGEGLRAPVSVLSGPNEPSLVPADLYRRFAADLGANGGRVVVDLAGEHLTAVLASGVFFLKVSHEELIADGRSTGAEEDELTRAMYDLHASGAENVVVSRADRPALALVDGEVFEVEMPRLEAADPRGAGDSMTAGVAAVVAGGGDVRTAIRTGAAAGALNVTRHGLGTGRLDTIAGLVDRVRLVPAGSRPQERTTPDELADRAVDR